In Cryptomeria japonica chromosome 10, Sugi_1.0, whole genome shotgun sequence, a genomic segment contains:
- the LOC131059818 gene encoding early nodulin-93 codes for MGIAINARNWWALRRQDMAMASKPFRLATPSSSAQLTAKQCSHDGVKAGAKAAAIAFVASAIPVMMGARAIPWAKANLNYVAQAHIISLVSGAAYFIVADKTILASARKNSFEELASNGEPSS; via the exons ATGGGTATTGCAATTAATGCACGCAACTGGTGGGCACTGAGGAGGCAAGACATGGCCATGGCTTCCAAGCCTTTTCGTCTCGCTACACCCAGTTCCTCTGCTCAACTCACAGCGAAGCAATGCTCACACG ATGGAGTGAAAGCAGGGGCAAAGGCAGCCGCAATTGCATTTGTCGCATCTGCAATCCCCGTG ATGATGGGAGCACGGGCCATTCCTTGGGCAAAGGCGAATCTCAACTATGTAGCTCAGGCACATATCATCTCTTTAG TCAGTGGAGCAGCATACTTTATTGTAGCGGACAAAACTATTTTGGCCTCTGCCCGGAAAAACTCCTTTGAAGAATTAGCGAGCAATGGGGAACCCTCCTCCTGA